From the Garra rufa chromosome 17, GarRuf1.0, whole genome shotgun sequence genome, one window contains:
- the wipf3 gene encoding uncharacterized protein wipf3 gives MPVPPPPPPPAPPPPPPPPAAPAPPAQSRTDPPKIQRSEGGGRNALLSDIQKGARLKKVTQVNDRSAPVFDKPKVNSVDDSGRNVAAGNNTNTAGSAPSAVGPSLGGLFAGGFPVLKPVGQRDKQPQHNPVSRSGSTASLKQPLWNPPSQGDGFRGSAPDLSPSHRPLERASSLSKTRPISSYTPPTSPSQTTHPSFKLSSTSPSSAPPPPPPPQERPSSRPPPLPTCPPPPPPPQTAKPTWLPVQSHSIPMPTTPPPPLPPSVPPSSLPDRSSGVFYPPPPPPPPSVPPSSLPDRSSGVFYPPPPPSVSPSSFPDRSSGVFYPPPPPPPPPSSSLSNRLSGVFFPLPPSPGPLELKDSPLGPPPPPPPPLPASFACSHPSSAPPPLPQKLPPVPSPTYRPSVPPLPPSYPCTAPSRRPPAVPRFAGAPRMAPPPAPPARSPNTELSSRIPPPPPLPLSAPPSSVRNGHLHSLDDFESKFHFHPIEDFPPPEEFRPFPRTYPSKENRVNPQPPAMRTHLR, from the exons ATGCCTGTCCCTCCTCCTCCACCTCCCCCAGCTCCACCACCCCCACCTCCACCCCCTGCAGCCCCTGCACCTCCTGCACAA TCACGGACAGACCCTCCTAAAATCCAGCGTTCTGAGGGTGGAGGTCGCAATGCACTCCTGTCTGACATTCAGAAGGGAGCGAGGCTGAAAAAGGTCACACAGGTCAATGACCGAAGCGCACCAGTCTTTGACA AACCTAAAGTGAATAGTGTGGATGACAGTGGAAGAAATGTGGCTGCTGGAAACAATACAAACACAGCAGGATCTGCTCCGTCTGCAGTGGGTCCAAGTCTGGGTGGACTATTTGCTGGGGGATTTCCTGTACTCAAACCAGTCGGACAAAGAGACAAACAGCCACAACACAATCCAG TGTCTCGTTCCGGCTCtaccgccagcctgaagcaacCCCTCTGGAACCCTCCATCACAGGGAGATGGGTTCAGAGGCAGCGCCCCTGATCTTTCCCCCTCCCACAGACCTTTGGAAAGAGCCTCCTCACTTTCTAAAACTCGGCCTATTTCCTCATACACACCCCCGACTTCTCCAAGCCAAACTACACATCCTTCTTTCAAACTGTCTTCTACATCTCCTTCCTCTGcacctccacctcctcctcctcctcaggaGCGCCCCAGTAGTAGACCGCCTCCTCTCCCTACCTGTCCGCCCCCACCCCCTCCTCCTCAAACGGCCAAACCAACTTGGTTACCCGTCCAATCACACTCCATTCCCATGCCTACGACTCCGCCTCCTCCACTGCCTCCCTCGGTTCCTCCGTCCTCGCTTCCTGACAGATCATCTGGGGTCTTCTATCCTCCGCCCCCTCCACCACCACCATCAGTCCCTCCATCCTCTCTTCCTGATAGGTCATCTGGGGTCTTCTACCCTCCACCGCCTCCATCAGTCTCTCCATCCTCGTTCCCTGACAGGTCATCTGGGGTCTTCTACCCTCCTcctccaccaccaccaccaccttcGTCCTCGCTCTCTAACAGGTTATCCGGAGTCTTCTTCCCTCTGCCGCCTTCTCCGGGGCCGTTAGAATTGAAGGACAGTCCTTTAGGGCCTCCTCCACCACCTCCTCCCCCTCTTCCTGCTTCGTTTGCATGCAGTCACCCCTCCTCAGCACCTCCGCCGCTACCTCAGAAACTGCCTCCAGTGCCTTCACCCACATACAGGCCCAGCGTACCACCTTTGCCACCGTCTTACCCCTGTACCGCCCCCAGTAGAAGACCCCCTGCAGTGCCACGTTTTGCAG GTGCTCCACGGATGGCTCCTCCCCCTGCTCCCCCTGCTCGATCTCCGAACACTGAACTCTCCAGTAGGATCCCACCTCCTCCTCCCCTCCCACTGTCAGCTCCACCCAGCTCAGTGCGCAACGGACACCTTCACAGCTTAG ATGACTTTGAATCGAAGTTTCACTTCCATCCTATTGAGGACTTCCCCCCTCCTGAAGAGTTCAGGCCCTTCCCACGTACCTACCCCAGCAAGGAGAACAGAG TCAACCCACAGCCTCCTGCCATGAGGACTCATTTAAGATGA
- the LOC141289181 gene encoding uncharacterized protein, whose product MREGLSTGGRAPAQICVFLTHSYRNMAMSRIGIQLQFLLYSVSAYLSPYNLENIIPIPTDRDPNEILKRFDPCCLLTPPPPPLFPPPPGVWKREPTLPSRVEVTRARDEDEEQVKELCVAGPPGPPGPVGPQGHSGIPGMEGPKGDKGDIGRPGSKGRTGRPGLPGKPGAPGLPGPEGPKGEKGDPGLMGMPGMRGPPGPKGLAGYKGEKGARGDSGPGGPKGDKGANGLPGMLGQKGEMGPKGESGVPGKRGPTGRPGKRGKQGSDGERGFPGPVGPIGPPGPRGHPGPPGVPASGLFVVGEKGEKGLPGPPGICDCSFPSLSPASAPLQHRNKYDKVPAIFVVSSEEELKGLQEDNALAFRKDQRSLYFKDENGWEPIQLMPLQATERMRDGNGVCGDRKVQELNGEECDDGNRVVTDDCVGCKKAYCGDGYRNEGVEECDGKDFGYQTCKSYLPGTFGQLRCTDSCFIDSTGCKYRT is encoded by the exons ATGAGAGAGGGACTGAGCACAGGAGGGCGGGCACCGGCTCAGATCTGTGTATTTTTGACACACTCATATAGGAACATGGCCATGAGCAGGATTGGGATACAGCTGCAGTTTCTGCTTTACTCGGTGTCAGCCTACCTTTCACCGTACAATCTGGAAAATATCATCCCGATTCCTACAG ACCGGGATCCAAATGAAATCTTGAAACGGTTTGACCCTTGTTGTCTGCTGACCCCGCCTCCCCCACCTTTGTTCCCGCCCCCTCCTGGTGTCTGGAAAAGAGAGCCT ACCTTGCCTAGTCGTGTGGAGGTGACTAGAGCAAGAGATGAAGACGAGGAGCAGGTAAAGGAACTCTGTGTGGCGGGACCACCAGGACCTCCTGGACCCGTTGGACCACAG ggTCACAGTGGCATCCCAGGGATGGAGGGACCCAAAGGAGATAAG GGTGACATTGGAAGACCAGGGTCAAAG GGTCGTACTGGGCGTCCGGGTTTGCCTGGGAAACCAGGTGCTCCGGGGCTACCTGGCCCAGAGGGACCTAAG GGAGAGAAAGGAGACCCGGGGCTGATGGGGATGCCAGGAATGAGGGGACCACCTGGACCTAAA GGCTTGGCAGGCTATAAGGGCGAGAAG GGAGCACGAGGGGATTCTGGACCTGGAGGTCCAAAAGGAGACAAG GGAGCTAATGGACTGCCTGGCATGCTTGGACAGAAG GGTGAAATGGGACCCAAGGGTGAGTCTGGCGTCCCAGGGAAACGTGGCCCTACAGGACGACCAGGCAAGAGAGGCAAACAG GGATCTGATGGAGAGAGAGGTTTTCCAGGGCCAGTGGGTCCCATTGGTCCACCTGGACCCAGGGGCCACCCGGGACCTCCTGGGGTACCTGCATCAG GGCTGTTTGTAGTTGGAGAAAAAGGTGAGAAGGGATTGCCTGGTCCTCCTGGCATCTGCGACTGCAGCTTCCCTTCTCTTAGTCCAGCCAGTGCACCATTACAACACCGTAACAAATATGACAAAGTTCCAGcg ATATTCGTTGTGAGCAGTGAGGAAGAGCTAAAAGGTCTCCAGGAAGATAACGCACTCGCCTTCAGGAAGGATCAGAGGTCTCTTTACTTCAAAGACGAAAATGGATGGGAGCCCATTCAG CTGATGCCGCTCCAGGCGACCGAGAGAATGAGAGACGGGAATGGAGTCTGTGGTGACAGAAAGGTGCAGGAACTCAACGGGGAAGAATGCGACGACGGAAACAGGGTTGTTACGGATGACTGCGTAG GCTGTAAAAAGGCATACTGTGGCGATGGATATCGTAATGAGGGTGTGGAGGAGTGTGACGGGAAAGACTTCGGCTACCAGACCTGCAAATCATATCTGCCAGG CACCTTTGGGCAGCTCAGGTGCACCGACTCCTGTTTCATCGACTCAACCGGCTGTAAATACAGGACCTGA